The nucleotide window GCTGATGGGGGATATCGATGTCGCCGACGAGATGTTCGAGAGTTTGCGGAACGGCGCCATCCCCGACGACCGCTCGGTCGAGATCGCCTTCGGTTTCACCCTCTCCAACGGGCGGACGCTGAAGCACGTACTGACCGGTATCGTATTCGGTGTGGCTCTCCCGGCGGAGCATTCGCTCGCCTCCGTGTTCGAGTCCGCAGCCAATGCCAGTTACTTCCGGCATATCTCCCACTCCACCGCGGTTACCGCCGCGACAGTGGAAATCGGGATTGCCGAGTACTCGCGGCTCAAGACGGCCGCCGGAGAGTCGATACCGCAGTCCGGCGAGGCGGACGAGCGTATCGAACGGTACGAACGCGAGGCGAAGGAATTATACCTTGACACGGCGCTCGACAGCGACGTTGCGTTCCCCGGCCTGCGCAAAAATCTTGAGACTATCTACGAGGGAGTGAAACGGATGTCCGGGCATGATAACGCGCTTCGCTGTATCCGCGAACTGTTCACATCGGGAGCGATACTGCATACGTCGCCGGGCATACCGCTCGTGAGCGCCGAACGCCAGCCCAAGACCTGCGCGGCGGACGGGGGTTTGGATCCCACCAGTCATTACGATAATTACATAGGAGGTTTCAATGGCTCTCATTGAGAAGTTTAAAGACGAGGGAGTCGAACGTCTCGGTAACGGGGTGGTCGCCGCAGGGGAGAGTGTCGTACGCGGGACTATCGCCATGTTCAACGCCGCGGGGTATATCGAGGAAGTGGACGATACCGCCGGATGCGTGTTCGCGGGTATCGTGAAAGCGTCGGCGGACGAGGGCGAATCGGCCGAGTTCGACTACGGCAATCCGTACTTCTATCCCTCGGCGGGCGCGGTTCTCTCGGATATCGGCGATCCGGTATATCTTTCCGGCGCGGGTACGCTCGCGAAGACCTCGGCGAATTTCATCCCCGCCGGGCGTATTATCGACGCCGAACCCGGTGTAGGATGGTGGATCGATCCGCTCGCGGTCGCTTTGCCCGCGTGGGGTCAGGTTACCACCGACGCGGGCGGCGAAGTCGCGGTTACCGGGATGAGCGCGGACGGTATCGTCCTCGCGACTCTCGCGGAAGACCCCGGTTCCTACAAGTCCCTTTCGGATGTCGTATGCGAAAGCGGAAAGTTCACAGTCTATGCGACCACCGGTTCCGCCCGCGCGGCTCTCGCGTCCAAGAAAATCAATTACCTTATTCTCGCTAAGGCATAGCGGAATAAAAAGGAGGAAACGATGCCTATTGACATAGCGGAACTCAACCAGATCGAGAAACTGGTGCGCGACGAATTCGGACAGGCCTTTTCGCAGGCTCCGGTGAGCTACCAGCTCTACACGTCCGAAATCGTCGACACCGAATCGATAACCCCGTTCGAATGGATCGGCGCCCTTCCGCGGGTACGCGAATGGATCGGCGCGCGCCATATCGAAGATATGAAGAACTACGACTACACGATCAAGAAGAAGGATTGGGAATTGACCATCCGCGTGCCCTACCGCAAGATGTGGGAAAGCTCGAAGACCATGCTCGCGGCGTTCGTACGCCAGCGGGTTTCCCAGCTTGGCTCCCAATTCAGGAAGGACTATCCCTCGGAGATCGTCGTACAGGCGCTCGAGAACGGGACTTCCAATCTGGCGTATGACGGTATCCCGTTCTTCGCGGACAGCGGGCGTACCAATGTGAACCTCAAGAACGGCAGCGGTACGACGGTGGATAATCTGATCACGGATATCGAGACCTGCCGCGCGGCGATGAAAAAGTTCAAGGACGACAAGGGCAGAACCCTGAATATTACCGGCGACGTCGCGGTTATCCCGCCCGAACTGGAAATCAAGTTCATGGAGATCACCCGCGCCCGGCTTCGCGACGGTTCGGACAACGTGCACTTCGGCTCGCTCGAGTACGTGGTCGACGCGCGTCTGACCGATACCTCGGACTGGTACTTCATCGCGTCCAACGAGTTCATCAAGCCCGTGCTTTTCGTATCGCTCGGCGGCGTAAACGTCGCCGTCAAGGATACCACGTTCGATAACAAGTCCCTGACTGTCGGCGCTGACGCCACAGGGAATGTCGGTTATTCGTTCCCCGAACTCGCCATAAAGGTCGTGAACTCATAGCGCTCCCTCCCATCCGCGGGCCGGGGACCTCCGTTCCCGGTCCGCAAATATTATGAAAAGGAGAAAAGGATGACGTCTGCGAATACAAAAAAAGATTCGCCCCAGATTATGAAGAGAACCGGCCGCCTTGTTCTGCTGGACAAACTCACGGGCAAACCGTTCGAGGTGAAAGACCCCGACATCTGTGAGAAACTTTTGTCCAAAGACAACGGGCGCTATCTCCGGGCGTAGGAGCGGGTATGGCATACTGTACGGTGGACGATGTTAAGGCGGTGAAGGCGGTCAAACGGCTTCTCGTGCCGGACGGGGCATGGAGCGACGACGATATCTCCGGCCTGATCGACCAGATCGGCGGGAATGTGATCGATGCGCGGATAGGGAAGTGGTATCAGGTTCCGGTGACCCCGGCTCCGGGCGTGCTCTCGCGCATATGCAGGCTGAAGACCGCCTACGAGATGCTCGCGCAGGAGTACGGCGAGAACAAGGGTGAGTACGCCTACCTGAACCGCGAAGCGGAGTGGCTCCTCGAAGGCGTAGCAGGGCGGAGAATCCCGCTCGAGTACGCGGAGACCGAGGCTTATCCCGCGCCGGGGATTGTGAACGGCGAAGGACGCTTCTTCTCGCTGGAGGATAACGATGGATGAGATACTTCTCGCGCTGAAGGAAATCCTCGCGGAACTCACGGGAGTGGATTCGGTAATCATCGGCGAGAGTACGTCCGATGTTCCCGCGAGCGCGCGCGTCTTTATTATTATCGGCGAGGACGACCCGTCGGAGGCCTACGAGTACTCCGGCACGATGAAGCGGCACGGTTTCGCGGCGCGCATCCGAACCTGTTCGGCGCATCCAGACCCGTTCGCCGAAAAGGCGATACTGGCGTCTATCGCGCTGTCGGGGAGTGTGCGTGACAAAATCGCCGGTAACCGGACGCTCGGCGGGCTGGTCTCATCGGCGCGGCTCGAAAGTATCGGCGCGTCGGTCGAGAACGCATCATCGGCGGGACATACGAACGAACGGATAAGAACGCGGGAGATGCGTTACGAATTCTCCCGTTTCGAGGCCGCGGAATAAAGGAGGTAGAATGGCATACGATATGAATCCCCAGGCTATATCGCTGGGGGCGTGTAAAATCTGGTTCTGGGACGACGACGACTGGACGGCGATCGGCGCCACATCCGGCGGGACTGTTATCTCCTACGAGCCCACATATTACGACCTGAAAATCGACCAGCTCGGGGAAACGGTCGTGAAGAAGATGCTGCGCGGGGAATCCGCGAGCATCAGTTTCGGGATAGCCGAGACGGGGCTGGATAAGCTCCAGATCGCCATACCGTTCGGGACAATGTATACCGACGGGGGCGACCGCGCGATGGGGGTGGGCGTGAACGCCGGGGGCGACCTGCTCGATAAGACCCTCAAGCTCAGGGTGCATCCCATCAACCGCAGGGGTACCGGCGGTACGGACGACGAAACCTATCTCGACGACGATTTTGTTATCTGGAAGGCGGGCAACGCGGGTGCGGTGGAAATCCCGTTCTCGCCGGACGAGCCCCGGGTGTACCGCGTGACGATGGCTATATTCCCCGACCTGGAGCAGGCCGCAGGGTGCTACCTCTTCATAGTGGGAGACCCCACGGTCGCGGGAGTCGATACGACGCCGCCGTCGGTGAGCGCGGGTAAGGTCGACGTCGCGGGCGTAGAGACCGATATCGCGGGCGCGGCCGATGTGGATATAGATACGGCTATCGAGCTGACGTTCAGCGAGGAGATCAATCCCGCTACGGTAAGCGGTTCCTTCTTCATCCTGAAGGCGGATGATAGTACGTCGGCGGTCAACTGTACACTGAGCTACGACTCGGATAATAAAAAGGTCACGATGACCCCGCCGTCGAACCTCGCGAACAGTACGGTATATGAAGTGATTGTGAACGGCGTGCGGGACTTGTCCGATAACAGGATGTCCACCCCGTATATCGCGCGTTTTACTACAGAATCGGTATAATCCGGGACTGTCCCGGACACGGAAGGGGAAATCCGGACTCGTCAACCGAGGGATTTCCCCGGTGCGCGGAAACAATTACGGGACAGCCCGCGTCTTTATTCATTCGGAGGCGTTATGGGAATTTTCGCGAGTATGGAAATATATATCGAGATCAAAGCCGGATGGGGAGGGAAGGTGCGGGTGCGGAAGCTCCCGTTGGGCGAACGGATGGAATTCATCGTCGCCTACGATAGTTATGTAGTGAATCCTAGCCCCCATGCGGAGTACGAACTGGCCGCGCGGGTAGCGGTAAACCCGCCCGTTTTACTGAGCGGAAAGGATAGAAGGAAGATCATATCCGCCGCGCTGCGGCTCAATTCGCGCGGGAATGCGGGCGGAAACGGTGGGAACCCGGGCGAGGCATGTCTCCAGCATGTGCTCGCGTACTTCGGGCGGGAGTTCGGGTACAGCAAGGACGATACGATGCGGCTATACCCCGAGGAAATTGAGCTGATGATCGCGGAGAACGAGAAAATGAAACGCGCGGACCTGACGCTTCTCGCGGGGATGGTGCATATCCCCCGGAAGACCCTGCAAACTCTCGAAAATGCCGACCGGGCCCGAACGGACGCGGGTCTCGACCGGCGCGCAGTGGATACCCTGAAGAAAACACAAAGGAGACGATAATGGCGGTGGATATACGTGAAGCGGGCGATTACCTGAACGCGATGCGGCAATCGGAAGGATACGCGCAGAAGCTGAAAAAGGACTGGGCGGATATCGCCGGGATTACCGGGGAGGCCGGGGGCGCGCAGGATAACCTGAACGGTAAAGTGCGGGAGCAGAACGAATTGACGAAAAATCAGAAACGCGAACTCCGCGACGCCCTATCGGTCACGAACTCATTGATAGACGAATTCGTAAAGCTCGCGCCGGAGACCCGGGATTGGGCGGACGCGCTGCAGGGCGCGTTAAGCGCGGCGGTGCGTTTCGCGAGCGGCGATATAATCGGCGGTATCCTCCAGGCGATCGGAAGTATCGGCGAAGCGATCAGCGAGGTTATTCTCGTGACCAAGTCTTGGGGAGACACGCTGAAAAATGTAGACGATCTGTACGACGACGTCAGAAGCGCGGTCGAGAAATCGTGGACTACGATGGATAAACAGGTAAAAGCGGGTGAATTGAGTCTTCAAGACGAACTCGCGGCGCTGAAAACTCAGCAGAAATTTCAGGGATTTTTAAACCTGAGCGATGAGGAACGTCTCGACCTGAAATTAAAAATAATGGATATAGAGAAGGATATCTACGATCAATCCGTCAAGAAGGAAGAGGAACTCAGGAAAGCGCAGGAGGCGCGCCGGAACAGTGAAATCGCCGACCTCCGGAAAAAGATCGAACTCGGATTGATCGATATGGAAAATCTCCGCGCGGTGAACGGCGTAGGGTCGACGCTGCGTTCGCTCGGATACAGCGGAATCGACCTTGCGGGAGAGCTGAAAAATCTGGGAATGGGAGGTTTTGCCGGACAGCGATCCGTCAGCGTCGGGCAGATCAACCAGTATAATTACGAGGCCACCCCGGATTACGCGGCGCGCGGTATCAGCGGGATTATCAGGGATACCACGTCAGGGGGATAACCGTTCCGTAAATCCGCGGATAACGGCATATTAATAAAATCGAATCAAATTGACAGGATAGCATCCCCTCATACGGGGACAGGAGGAAACTATGCTCAGCGGAAAATCGCTAAAAATGATGGCGTTTCAGGAAAAGAAACTATTCTTAGAGAATATTCTGCCTACCTTCCAGGAGATCAAACGGGATTACGCGACGCTCCTCGGGACATACACCCTGTACGATATTCCCGCCGAAGGAGGTTTATCCTATCTGGATACGAAAGCCGCGGATTCTTACCTCTGCGTGTGGAAGACCGCCGCCCCGGCGTATCTGGATACCCCGTTAACCGGAATGGCAGCGGCGGGTACGAACAACACAACCCATATTACTCTCGCGGCGGGAGCCTCCGCTATCGACGACTATTATAACGGGATGGTGATCCGGTTCACGGCGGGGACGGGGAGCGGACAGGTCAATATTATCACGGACTATAACGGGTCGACACGGGTGGCGACGGTTACGAAGGCATGGGGAACCGCCCCGGTAGAGAGTAATACGTCCTATAAGATCGGCGGGAGTGATAAAATCGAGACCTCTGATATATCCGCGCATACCCATATTATCGTTACCGGCCTGACGGTAAATTCTTATAACCAGATTCAGACGGTGTATAACAAAGTATCGTTCGGGTTCGCGACAATGGACGGGGATTTTTCGAAGGTTCTGCTGAGCTATATGGTGTTTGTCGACGATACCAATATGCAAACCGGATACCCTATAGTCAGCGGATGGGGCGCGTACGGGGTCGAGATCAGCAGGTTGGATATTCACGGGGAGAACGAAATTACCCATAAGAATATCATCCTGAACAATGTCCTGATAAAGTACGATTTTTCTTATATGCCCTTTGCAACCCCCGTCTATTTTAACACCGATACTGCCTGGAGCAATATCATTATAGAGAATACCAGCCCCGTGAGCGAGCATTTTCAACTTTTACTGTACGGCGGTGTGATGAGTTTACAGAACGTGCTGACCGGGCCGTCGGTAATTTTCAGTGTGGGGAAGTT belongs to Brevinematales bacterium and includes:
- a CDS encoding DUF1320 family protein — translated: MAYCTVDDVKAVKAVKRLLVPDGAWSDDDISGLIDQIGGNVIDARIGKWYQVPVTPAPGVLSRICRLKTAYEMLAQEYGENKGEYAYLNREAEWLLEGVAGRRIPLEYAETEAYPAPGIVNGEGRFFSLEDNDG
- a CDS encoding Ig-like domain-containing protein, producing the protein MAYDMNPQAISLGACKIWFWDDDDWTAIGATSGGTVISYEPTYYDLKIDQLGETVVKKMLRGESASISFGIAETGLDKLQIAIPFGTMYTDGGDRAMGVGVNAGGDLLDKTLKLRVHPINRRGTGGTDDETYLDDDFVIWKAGNAGAVEIPFSPDEPRVYRVTMAIFPDLEQAAGCYLFIVGDPTVAGVDTTPPSVSAGKVDVAGVETDIAGAADVDIDTAIELTFSEEINPATVSGSFFILKADDSTSAVNCTLSYDSDNKKVTMTPPSNLANSTVYEVIVNGVRDLSDNRMSTPYIARFTTESV